cctggaccccgagagacatacaccctccctttatcacatACCGCGCATGACTGATTGTCGCAGAAGCAGTGCCACGGCCTCGGGCTGGTTTGCCGTTAAGCAGTACGTAagtagtgttaggttaggttaggataggttaggttaggttaggttaggttaggttatgttaggttaggttaggttaggataggttaggttaggcacaaactattttttctgggtaatttgtggtgtttttttcatgtggagatggtttttttccggaaatattaggattgtgacttgatcaagaaaattgaaatagcccctttcctaatagtttccggaaaaaaagactatctccacttgaaaaagcaccacattttacctagaaaaaaatagtttgtgcctggAAATTTGAGAGCCCACATCTCCTGAATTGTTaccgtgggggcactggatgggcgtggaggcgtgggggcactggatgggcgtggaggcgtgggggcactggatgggcgtggaggcgtgggggcactggatgggcgtggaggcgtgggggcactggatgggcgtggaggcgtgggggcactggatgggcgtggaggcgtggggcactggatgggcgtggaggcgtgggggcactggatgggcgtggaggcgtgggggcactggatgggcgtggaggcgtgggggcactgggtgggcgtggaggcgtgggggcaccggatgggcgtggaggcgtgggggcactgggtgggcggggcgtgggggcactggatgggcgtgggcgtgggggcactggatgggcgtggaggcgtgggggcactgggtgggcgtgggggcaccggatgggcgtggaggcgtgggggcactggatgggcgtggaggcgtggggcacGGGATGGGCGTGgcggcgtgggggcactggatgggcgtggaggcgtgggggcactggatgggcgtggaggcgtgggggcactggatgggcgtggaggcgtgggggcactggatgggcgtggaggcgtggaggcgtgggggcactgtgtgggcgtgggggcactggatgggcgtggaggcgtggaggcgtgggggcactggatgggcgtggaggcgtgggggcactggatgggcgtggaggcgtggggcactggatgggcgtggaggcgtggaggcgtgggggcactggatgggcgtggaggcgtgggggcactgtttgggcgtggaggcgtggggcactggatgggcgtggaggcgtgggggcactggatgggcgtggaggcgtgtggggcactggatgggcgtggaggcgtggaggcgtggggcactggatgggcgtggaggcgtggggcactggatgggcgtggaggcgtgggggcactggatgggcgtggaggcggggcactggatgggcgtggaggcgtggaggcgtgggggcactggatgggcgtggaggcgtgggggcactggatgggcgtggaggcgtggaggcgtgggggcactggatgggcgtggaggcgtgggggcactgggtgggcgtgggggcactggatgggcgtggaggcgtgggggcactggatgggcgtggaggcgtgggggcactgtgtgggcgtgggcggcgtgACAGACTCCGCAGCGTTGCTCcgtttgatcttgatcttgatgtcaccgGTGGCTCGGggtttctccccagccaggcctttgtatcggcagctcctgtgaaaagaaaacaaaaaaacatgcgggaagtcaaagttctcggggcaagatatcattccctacatctttcacgccacatgccttccaagaactctttcactgcctcaatcactcgtccactcgtctctccactgagccccagcagcagcaccatccactcccttccagtcctcccgtttactccacgtcccatctcgctcagaaacacatgcatcatcttcgttctctccctgtcttaggctgcgtttacaccaagcgagtcgcgtcgagtcgcgtcgcgtcgcgtcatgacgattcatgacgcatcatgaatcgccaccccagttttaacactgatttgtatggGTTTTTGAAAGAAACCGTTTACACCGAATGCGTCGAGTCACGTCATGTCGCGTCACGTCGCGTCGCGTCACATATAGGACTGGACCTattttgacgtcagtcacagcgagtctgccgtggtgtCTTGAAGTATGCTGGTGGAACACCTGGATCTTTCCGGTTATACGAACTAtcgattttttgggtatttttacattttttcaatgtatttttttccgtAGAATCCTaaaatgacaatttttttttggaGAAACCAATAGGTAAAAAGTTATTCAACTTTAAAGTTATTTATTCCCTATGTAATACTGAAGAAATGctaactttcatttttcctctctttcaggtCAAAaatcagctaacctaacctaacctaacctaacctaacctaacctaaactaacctaacctaacctaacctaacctaacctaacctaacctaacctaaactaacctaacctaacctaacctaacctaacctaacctaaactaacctaacctaaccatcaaaGAATGTATGTCTTACatttgataaaagaaaggaaaaataaaagtttgcATTTCTTCAGTAATGCATAGGAAATAAATAACTTTAAAGTTGAATAactttttatctatccatttctccAAAAAAACAATGTTATTTTCGGATTCTACGTAAAAAAATACAttggaaaaatgcaaaaaaaaataaaaagtcgatAGTTCGTATAACCGGAAAGACCCGAACACCTTATCAACTTGCACGCCTGTAGTTAGTGTTGATTTTCCTAATGGAAGGTCCAGTCAACTCCACCAGCTTCTTGAAATTTTCATTTGTCATCCAAAAAAAGTTGTAGAATTTTTCTGGATAGTTTACCAGGTCTGGGAATAAATGACTGAAGCTTCCAAAGTCTGGCCTCTTGGTGTTCAGATGATGCATCCAGATTCGAGCTCTATTTTTCCGTCTGCGACAACGAAGCCAGAGCAAAGCAGTTACTTCAGCAAGAGAATatgcatccattctccatgaggtcaaatgggtgactgagtactgacttgactcaggttgacgcagtcggtgtaaacggagatGCGTCAAAATTAATCGCatcaaatgacttgacgtgactcgactcgacgcgactcgcttggtgtaaacgcagccatacttcttgcattccagcactacatgctgcacagtctcgtccacacccctatcacacatctggcacactttgctgcgggactcagaccatctatagttccttgcattcacatccagacactgcgctcaagcacggaaaagaagatcacctcccaggcttccctcataccacacctcacactttggggcctctttctccctgtaccagtcgagagtttcctttctttccatctcattcttccacttgctcaatccctcatctttaactgccatatctatcacattcttccactttcttacatcccactcaaacccctctccatttctgtttgttattctccattcaaacacattctgcctatcttcaaagggtcggtacacccacctacttagcataacattcctgtctatcattcgcccacatttattcgcccatttgccatctcttatactccacaagtatactatccttgctaatcttgcatcctccatttgttccagtctcactttatatctcaaggttgcctttacaattaagtctttccctaaacgtgctccatcccatgtcacccctaagagcctctactgctgcaaaccttggtgcattcagtgccattcttgctaccctattctgccccacttccaatttttctatctcactgtcgttccatgtcatcacatccattccatacataatgctcgggacagccacactcttccaaacctcacggatgacatcatacttgctcgctctcatcctcgctgcactccctaaacggcctacccactggtttgccaaACTtgtctttacattcttggccctgccgcatccatttacctccatccacacccctagatacttgtattcttccgtctgttccaactcatccccttccagtctccaagttgtttctctctcatcctctgacctatttactatcattactttgctcttctcactactgaacctaaccccaaaatcccttccataaccccctaccacatctaggagaccctgtagttcttcagcagactcactcataaccaccacatcatccgcatacaacaacacacatactttatcctctccaattctcactcctgcattcattctcctcattctgactgctaattcctctgtgaaaagactaaataatgttggtgataatacacagccttgtctcactcctctttcactcttcacccaacctgtctctagatcacctagtctatactgttatgccggacgtgttacttgggttccgtgtcgccgtcaggagactccgtgggagggagatatgtaaacacttcgcacagcttctgtagtttaatattcttccttagtagtacacttcactttgactcttcacttaccactagcttactatgactagGACtagcctctctcgccctcttctcctatatatatccagaacagtacagtctagaatgttacagtgtattttagatcatacaagatcatgtagcaaaaatatatgcgagttggcaacacttcccgcctggcgcctggccgcgtcccgcggggcgcggacggctcgccttgctctccgcccccttgctcgtttctccgggagccttctagaggcctatggtcgccgggggaagcttccagcacaacaatacttTGCTCTTGTAtctacatacatacttctaattatgttaacaatcttatcactcagcccaactttttcaagcactctgcataaatcatctctattcaccctgtcataagctttctctatatctaggaagcctaagtacagtttccctccctctctctttttcctttcaatcagctcatttacaacaaacatattatcttccgctcgcctgtccactcggaacccgttctgctcctcacccagcaccctggcactctcaatccatttacacaacctttcattcaacacagcactaaagatttttcctattgagtttaccagagagattggcctatagttctttaattcctgcttactcttatgcccgcccttgtggatcagagtcactctacattcattccatttacttggcactctctcttcttcccatacctggttgaataactcagtcatcctctcaatcacagccgcacctccatttttatacaactCATACGGCCTCTTGGTCTCGGCCTGGGTCCTAGGGCTCGGTACACCCTTATCTaggccttatttctcctcctattcgtcctctGTGCTGCTTTTTCACGTGTTTACCTTTCATTGGTGTTACGTTATTTGTGTTCCTTCACTAAAAGGCACAATATTTACCATGGCCGGGGAAATAAAGCGTTTTGTGAGTGTCTATGGCGGCCCTATGGCTTCACCCTTATATATtgccattttcctcttcatcctggaGATAAATCACATTGTATAATTAAACCAAATCTTTTTCCATACCCACCAGCTCACAAAAcctaaaaataatactaaaaaccGGCATTGAATCATGAAATAGCGGTTATGGCGTCATTCTGTGCACTCTATTACAGGCTACAGAGCGTCTGGGAGATGGAGAAGACATGGCGGCGCTCCTCTGAAATATTTAGCTGCTTTCCTTCACGACCCTTTCAGTAGTTTTGCTCATTAAGTTAAATTATCCTTAAAACTCATACGGCTCACCACCCATTTTGACACCCGCAACATGCATGTAAAGTAATACTATTTTGAATTATGTCCAAAAGAACGCTTTCCATGGCTGTAAACTATAATAAAAAGGTcaacaataaaaagtaaaaatacgAAACATTTAAAATATGTCCGATAACACATGAAAAAGTGTTTGAGTGCAGCAGCCAATGGCATCGTTCACTTCACCCCCCctctacccttccccctccctacccccctaccccgtaccactcccccctccccaagCACCTTTTATTAAGAAACATTAAAATATCTCCCTTAATTCTCAACCAAACGGAGTTTACTCAACGGGAACAGCTTCAGCGTCACATTTTACATCAGGGGAGTGCCACAATCACGAGAATTACTGGCAAATGGCGCGGAAAACAGCTGAAATGTGAGCCAATTTTCGACAGTTGCTCAGAATCATGGTTATATTTACTTTATCCGTTTATCTATCGTAAAACCAAGACAAGAAATACCTTCCCCGAGTCTTTAGCTTCAGTTGGGTGCCCAGGACAAAGAAAATCACTGAGAGATAAAGCCACACTTTGGCAAACTGTGAAACTTTCTTTATATGATCATAACTCAATTATTAATGGAGCTACACGAATTCTGAAAACAGCAATAGCTTTCTCGTGATCTGGTGCCCAAGATAAGACCTGTTACATTAAGAAATGCCCCGGAATAAAGGCGTGAGAGGCCGAAAAGggttttggtatgattttacattatcgCTCATATCTCCGTTATTTTTTGACGTAGATCAAAACCGACACTACCACAGGATGTTTTGTCGTTTCCTCGAGGTGGCGGTATCTGTAAAACCCCAAAATAACCATGTTTTTGTAAAAAGGGTAGTCACACCCCGTAGAGCTGCACAATCTTTACAGGTCAATATCTCGGTGGGTAGACTTCGTATCGCAATTTGGAGGCCAGAAATGGGTTTTTTGGCACGTTTTGCCTAAGGAGAGTCCCTATTTGCGAGGAAATAGCCCCGATTAACGAAAATGGGTTCTCAGATTTTCCTCAAATTCACTCGCCACCGCCAACTTTACAGGCCAATATCTCAGGAAGTAGGCTTCTTATCGCAATTTGGAGGCCAGAAATGGGTTTATAGGCACGTTTTACATGAGGAGAGTCCccatttgcaaggaaatagcccGATTAACGAAAATGGGGTCGCAGATTTTGGTCGAAAATTGCACGTCTTGGCCTCTgagcttgaacttgaacttgacggTGCAGCCTCCGCCTCTGCGCTATATTCCCAAAGCGAAAAAGGTGgataaagatttacatagatttacatagaaaatcagaccacacagaccccatggtccagacttggtggtctgtccttaaacctaagtgattttacattaatcagaagactccaaaacgttgcatttctactctagttgatattaagttgaaggaagtgacggtcgagcttatttttgaaggagtcaatcgtgttacactggaccactgatggtggaagcttattccattctcgcactacaacgttggtgaagaaaaatttggtgcaatctgaatttacttgtctacatctgagttttacgccattgttcctcgtgcgcagactgtcatcgatcataaacaatgttgatctgtctacattcgtgaaaccattaagtattttaaaacattcgatcagttttcctcggaggcgacgtttctgaagagagaacatattaagggtagaacgcctttcttcgtaggatttgttgctcaaggaagggatcattttcgtgtcccgacgctgaacaccttctaatttagcaatatcctttgcatgttGTGGGGagcaaaactgtaccgcatattccaagtggggtctgactaaactgttgtagagcgggagtattacatctttattcttgaatacaaagtttcttttaatgaagcccaacattctgttcgctttatttgctgcatcgatgcattgctgtgagaatttgaggtttgacgcgattttgaccccaagtctttgacgcattgaacgcttttgagtttaacgccgcgcatttcgtattcgaacttcttattcctcgttccaacttgaaggacctggcacttgtctacgttaaagggcatctcccatctatccgaccaagctgaaattttgtgcaaatcctcttggaggctttgcctgtcttcgtcagtgagaaccgagttaccaatctttgtgtcgtctgcaaatttactaatgcggttattgagtccaacatccacgtcgttgatgtaaataatgaagagcactgggccaaggactgagccctgagggacgccactagtgacaggcgcccactctgagttaaatccgtcaatcactactctttgttgtctgttgctcaaccaattcgcgatccattggtttacttgaccgtcaatacctatttgctttaatttgtaaagtaatttatgatgcgggactttatcaaacgctttctggaaatcaagatagactacgtccagtgatttggttacgtcataaacagtgaagaggtcgttataaaaggttaataggtttgataggcaggatcttttgtttcggaagccatgttgtgagtccccaatcaatgagtggctttcaaggtaactcacaattttgtctctaattatgccctcaagtagcttacctacaaccgaagttgaagaggaagaagaagaggaggaggaggaggaggaggaggaggaggaggaggaggggaataagaaaaaaatgaataattgaTATGAATGACCTCCCCAAGCTCGGCCACCTATATCcttaagaagagaagaggagaggaggttgataaagaggaggaaacatggaaacatggaaacatggaaacgcaggcaacagaaagcctattggctcgttacgaggttgcccgctttggtgatttaatctgctcgacagcctggggcctggggagcagatgaaagcacctcgacattgaggagcagatgaaagcgcctcgatattgaggagcagatgaaagcaactcaatattcagtttactcccgacgcagcgaagtgacggtcgattctatatttgaaggagttgatagtattcgcatttactacttctgaaggaagattgttccagtgacggatgactcggtttgaaaagaaactccttccgatgtctgtgttacatcgactagactgaatgggtaaaccgttatttctagttcttaggttggtttgcaattcaaagaaattgaagtaatcgacgttattgaatttttttagatacttgaagacttgaatcatatctcctcgtaggcgtcttttctctaatgtaaagagattgagtcgcttgagtcgttcctcgtacggttgagcccttaaggttggtatcattttcgtggcgcgtcgttgaatcctttccagtaaatcaatgtcctttctgtaattgggagaccagaactgtactgcatactcgaggtgcggtcttaccatggaattatacaaggatagcatcacgtctggtgttttacactcgaagttcctcgctatgaacccgagcatagtgttggccttgttgtatgcttttttacagtgattcgcgtgtttcaggtcactgctgatagtgactccaagatccttttcctcctgcatcgcttgcagaggtctcccattcatgatgtatgtgtggttactatttctggacccaatgtgcatgactttgcatttgtcaacattaaaggacatttgccatttttccgaccattcgataatttgattgaggtctttctgaatgatttcgcagtcggtctttgtgagggcctttccccccaccttagtgtcatcagcaaatttcgatattgtggatttcagtcctgattcgaggtcgttgatatatatgatgaagagaatgggtcccagcactgacccttgaggcactccactagtgactggaagccaatcgaaggctgtccgttgagtagtactcgttgttttctgtcggtgagccaatctcttatccacgcgatcagattggctccaatgcccgccgagtgcagtttcttaaggagtcgctcgtgcggtaccttgtcgaaggctttctgaaagtccaggtatataacatcactggggatgtgggcatcccagttcttatatataccttggaagaagtctaataaattcgttaggcaggagcgcttgtttctgaagccatgctgggtgtcggagattacattattgtcttctagaaacttaacaagtttgtctctaataatcttttcgagtattttcctgccactgatgtcaaacttatgggcctgtagtttaatgcaacgcttttgtctccttttttgaaaattggtgttacgttcgccatcttccagtcttccgggaccttttcaattgaacagactggttgaatatgttggtgagtggctgaagtatttgttgtttaagctcttttaataaccgcgggacaaaccgtcaggtcctgttgacttgttcgtgtcgagtttatccaaatactctttcacttcttggtcgcatattgagtcaattttcaggggcgtgattcccctcggcgggtca
The DNA window shown above is from Eriocheir sinensis breed Jianghai 21 chromosome 26, ASM2467909v1, whole genome shotgun sequence and carries:
- the LOC127003696 gene encoding uncharacterized protein LOC127003696; amino-acid sequence: MISCPENFDFPHVFLFSFHRSCRYKGLAGEKPRATGDIKIKIKRSNAAESVTPPTPTQCPHASTPIQCPHASTPIQCPHAHPVPPRLHAHPEDGGGSSEAVAGGGEERQAEKNVKVHFNSSFNVVKYGDGTDIKDLSSQSVNPVCKTSWSRWDTT